Proteins from one Streptococcus mitis B6 genomic window:
- a CDS encoding ACT domain-containing protein, protein MKAIITVVGKDKSGIVAGVSGKIAELGLNIDDISQTVLDEYFTMMAVVSSDEKQDFTYLRNEFETFGQTLNVKINIQSAAIFEAMYNI, encoded by the coding sequence ATGAAAGCGATTATAACTGTTGTTGGTAAAGATAAATCTGGAATTGTTGCAGGTGTTTCTGGTAAAATTGCAGAATTGGGTTTGAATATTGATGATATCTCTCAAACTGTCTTGGATGAATATTTCACGATGATGGCTGTCGTCTCTAGTGATGAAAAGCAGGATTTTACTTATCTGCGAAATGAGTTTGAAACTTTTGGGCAAACTTTGAATGTGAAAATCAATATTCAGAGTGCAGCGATTTTCGAAGCTATGTATAATATCTAG
- the rplQ gene encoding 50S ribosomal protein L17 has translation MAYRKLGRTSSQRKAMLRDLTTDLLINESIVTTEARAKEIRKTVEKMITLGKRGDLHARRQAAAFVRNEIASENYDEATDKYTSTTALQKLFSEIAPRYAERNGGYTRILKTEPRRGDAAPMAIIELV, from the coding sequence ATGGCTTACCGTAAACTAGGACGCACTAGCTCACAACGTAAAGCAATGCTTCGCGATTTGACAACTGACCTTTTGATCAACGAATCAATCGTGACAACTGAAGCTCGTGCTAAAGAAATCCGTAAAACTGTTGAAAAAATGATTACTCTAGGTAAACGTGGTGATTTGCATGCACGTCGTCAAGCAGCTGCTTTCGTACGTAATGAAATCGCATCTGAAAACTATGATGAAGCAACTGATAAGTACACTTCTACTACAGCACTTCAAAAATTGTTCTCAGAAATCGCACCTCGTTATGCTGAACGTAACGGTGGATACACTCGTATCCTTAAAACTGAACCACGTCGTGGTGATGCAGCGCCAATGGCGATCATCGAATTAGTATAA